From one Humulus lupulus chromosome 8, drHumLupu1.1, whole genome shotgun sequence genomic stretch:
- the LOC133795212 gene encoding polygalacturonase, which produces MARERDAAVTKLSEVEATKEAAIKSRQQYRDSSVTHLREIIRLEGLLKSKDEATATLEGKLYYLSHANAVNVIRYGAKADGKTDSTKAFLKAWTAACGLARASTMYVPKGRFLLNAIVFRGPCRNRVTVQIDGTLVAPSNYWGLGNSGYWILFIKVNRLSVSGGTIDAKGAAFWACRRSGKRCPVGARSITFNWVNDAVISGLTSINSQQTHFVINSCNNVVVRNLRLIAPDQSPNTDGIHVQGSTGVTIAGATLRTGDDCISIGPATKNLHMTNINCGPGHGVSIGSLGKDQMEGGVENVTLTNAVFTGSDNGVRIKSWARPSNGFVRNIVFQNLIMNKVKNPIIIDQNYCPSNKGCPRQSSGVKISEVSYRNIRGTSATKEVVRFDCSASNPCRGIRLHNINLTFLLNNNVPATAISSCKNIAGTTTGVLIPRACIPR; this is translated from the exons atggctcgagagagggacgCTGCAGTGACTAAGCTGTCGGAAGTTGAAGCTACAAAGGAAGCTGCAATAAAGTcgaggcagcagtatcgagactccagcgtaacccatcttcgcgaaatcatAAGGTTGGAAGGGCTGCTAAAGTCTAAGGACGAGGCCACTGCCACTCTTGAAGGCAAA TTGTACTACTTATCACATGCGAATGCA GTGAACGTGATCCGTTACGGTGCAAAAGCAGACGGCAAGACAGACTCAACGAAGGCATTCCTCAAGGCATGGACAGCCGCGTGCGGATTAGCCAGGGCGTCCACCATGTACGTTCCCAAGGGGAGGTTCTTGCTCAATGCTATAGTGTTCAGAGGGCCTTGCAGAAACAGAGTCACTGTTCAGATAGATGGCACCCTTGTGGCTCCCTCAAACTACTGGGGTCTGGGGAATTCAGGCTACTGGATCTTGTTCATCAAAGTCAACCGACTTTCGGTGTCGGGGGGCACCATAGATGCCAAGGGCGCTGCCTTTTGGGCTTGCAGGAGATCTGGCAAGAGATGTCCTGTGGGAGCAAGG TCAATCACGTTCAATTGGGTGAACGACGCGGTGATCAGCGGCCTAACATCGATCAACAGTCAGCAAACTCATTTCGTAATAAACAGCTGCAATAACGTGGTGGTCCGAAATCTTAGGCTGATAGCGCCTGATCAAAGCCCCAACACCGACGGCATCCATGTGCAGGGCTCCACTGGTGTCACCATCGCCGGTGCAACCTTACGCACCGGAGATGATTGCATCTCCATTGGCCCTGCCACCAAAAATTTGCATATGACCAACATCAACTGCGGCCCTGGCCACGGAGTCAG CATTGGGAGTCTAGGGAAGGACCAGATGGAAGGAGGGGTTGAAAATGTGACGCTGACAAACGCTGTATTCACAGGATCAGACAACGGGGTGAGAATCAAGTCGTGGGCAAGACCCAGCAATGGTTTTGTGAGGAATATTGTGTTCCAGAATCTGATCATGAACAAAGTTAAGAACCCAATCATCATAGATCAGAACTACTGCCCCAGTAACAAGGGGTGTCCAAGGCAGAGTTCGGGAGTGAAGATCAGCGAAGTGAGCTACAGAAACATAAGAGGAACGTCTGCGACAAAAGAGGTGGTGAGATTCGATTGCAGCGCCAGCAACCCATGCAGAGGAATCAGATTGCACAACATCAACCTCACTTTTCTCCTTAATAATAACGTCCCTGCCACTGCCATTTCCTCCTGCAAAAACATCGCCGGAACTACCACGGGAGTCCTCATTCCCCGCGCATGCATCCCAAgatga
- the LOC133793634 gene encoding polygalacturonase-like produces the protein MMKNYYFSSCLVTILIITATASCLMEWADAAASYNINVVSFGARSDGKTDSSKAFTKAWSWACSARAATVTLYVPRGTFVLKSLVFSGPCRSRIVFQIDGTLVAPSNYWDMGSSGHWIMFSKVNRMSLHGPGTLDARGHAFWACRRSSNGNCPPGARSISLSWCSNIVVNGLTSINSQTIHIAIDHCKNVVLRKVKIRAPSSSPNTDGILLQSSSSVTVTRSTIMTGDDCISIGSGCRDVWIERSNCGPGHGISIGSLGDSAKEEGVQNVTVTSCTFTKTQNGVRIKTWARPSNGYATNINFQNLIMNNVDNPIIIDQSYCPGGGGCPRQNSGVKISKVTYSNIVGTSGTKVAVKLDCSPSNPCWGIKLQNIKLIYQRKSPASLCAYARGSSSGIVIPRSCLNSN, from the exons ATGATGAAGAATTACTACTTCTCGTCGTGTTTGGTTACAATACTCATCATCACAGCAACGGCAAGCTGCCTAATGGAATGGGCAGATGCGGCGGCTTCATACAACATCAACGTGGTCAGCTTTGGTGCAAGATCCGACGGCAAAACAGATTCGAGTAAAGCATTCACCAAGGCCTGGTCATGGGCCTGCTCTGCAAGGGCGGCCACCGTTACACTCTATGTTCCAAGGGGGACTTTCGTCCTTAAAAGCCTGGTGTTCAGTGGGCCATGCAGGAGCAGAATCGTGTTTCAGATCGACGGGACTCTTGTGGCTCCTTCCAACTACTGGGACATGGGTTCCTCCGGTCATTGGATCATGTTCAGTAAGGTCAACAGGATGTCCCTCCATGGACCTGGCACTCTTGACGCCAGAGGCCATGCTTTCTGGGCTTGCCGTAGATCTTCAAATGGAAATTGTCCACCCGGGGCAAGG TCGATATCGCTGTCGTGGTGCAGTAACATAGTGGTGAATGGGCTAACATCCATCAACAGCCAGACAATACACATAGCCATCGACCATTGCAAGAACGTGGTGCTTCGAAAGGTGAAGATAAGAGCCCCGAGCTCCAGCCCCAACACCGACGGCATTCTACTCCAGTCATCCTCCTCCGTCACCGTCACCCGCTCAACCATCATGACCGGAGACGACTGCATTTCTATAGGGTCCGGGTGCCGTGACGTGTGGATAGAGAGAAGCAACTGTGGTCCAGGGCACGGCATCAGCATCGGCAGCTTGGGCGACTCAGCCAAGGAAGAAGGGGTCCAAAATGTGACGGTCACCAGCTGCACCTTCACCAAGACTCAAAACGGCGTGCGCATAAAAACATGGGCCCGACCCAGCAACGGCTATGCCACCAACATCAACTTCCAAAACCTCATAATGAACAACGTCGACAACCCCATCATCATCGACCAGAGTTACTGCCCTGGCGGAGGAGGGTGCCCTCGTCAGAACTCTGGTGTCAAGATCAGCAAAGTGACGTACAGTAACATAGTGGGAACGTCGGGAACCAAGGTTGCGGTCAAGTTGGATTGCAGCCCAAGCAATCCATGCTGGGGAATCAAACTACAGAATATTAAACTCATTTATCAAAGGAAATCACCAGCTTCTCTTTGTGCCTATGCTCGTGGCTCCTCTTCGGGAATAGTCATTCCAAGGAGTTGTctcaattcaaattaa
- the LOC133795213 gene encoding type I inositol polyphosphate 5-phosphatase 12-like yields the protein MHADHHPFLFPSLSLLPIIIYLFFPQNKIKTKLCKNFSSLPSMDELRIEDDEREALAGLSSVPPPRKSQSYSQQLRTTSAPAPKRNHQQRNHSLDDTQMPQVIAYDSSDDDFFPYSSTTHQRLDQNLCAELPSEDPRHCQPLPEFIGNGGGTGIFKVPGRAAVHPGRPPCLELRPHPLRETQVGKFLRNIACSETQLWAGQESGLRVCHFKDAYEPGCGLGGRVLRGDEDAAPYQESANTSPILCLMADNGNRLVWSGHKDGKIRSWRADQPLDATPFKEGLAWQAHRGPVLALAMTFHGDLWSGSEGGVIRIWPWESIEKSLSLKPEERYMAALLVERSFIDLRSQVTVNGVCNLSSQDVKCLLYDKTRAKVWCAGSLSFSLWDARSRELVKVFNIEGQIENRVDISSVQQDQAAVEDEMKVKFVSTSKKEKSGGFLQRSRNAIMGAADVVRRVATRGAGAFVEDAKRTEALVITADGMIWSGCTNGLLVQWDGNGNRVQDFSHHPCAVQCFCTFGTRLYVGYVSGIIQVLDLEGNLIAGWVAHSSPVIKLAVGNGHVFSLATHGGIRGWNITSPGPIDNVLRSELAAKEKMYTRRDNVRLLVGTWNVGQGRASHDALMSWLGSAVPDVGIVVIGLQEVEMGAGFLAMSAAKETVGLEGSSVGQWWLDNIGKALDEGKTFERMGSRQLAGLLISLWVRKNLRTHVGDIDAGAVPCGFGRAIGNKGGVGLKIRVYDRIMCFVNCHLAAHLEAVNRRNADFDHIYRNMVFNRSSYFLHNSAAGVSTGSHMMRGTNAMGGNSEEARPELAEADMVVFLGDFNYRLFGISYDEARDFVSQRCFDWLREKDQLRAEMKAGKVFQGMREALIKFPPTYKFERHQAGLSGYDSGEKKRIPAWCDRIIYRDSRPAAVFECGLECPVVASILQYEACMDVTDSDHKPVRCKFNVQISHVDRSVRRKEFGTIYKSNEKIQSMLQELCYVPETSVSTNSIVLQNQDTFNIRISNDSANDIAIFRIVCEGQSTIKEEEEAEYQPRGSFGFPRWLEVTPAAGMIKPEQAVEVSIRHEELHTLEEFVDGIPQNWWSEDTRDKEVILAVNVQGNCSSGTNSHQICVRHCFSSKTLRLDSKLSTSSKKSSFQMAESRQPNSSCCDATDKPSSSSSLKVEPKTDNLKQL from the exons ATGCATGCGGATCATCatccctttctttttccttctctttctcttcttcctatcatcatctatctcttctttcctcaaaacaaaattaaaacaaaactctGTAAAAACTTCTCTTCTCTTCCATCCATGGACGAACTGCGAATAGAAGACGACGAAAGGGAGGCACTCGCCGGTCTAAGTAGTGTCCCTCCACCCCGCAAGTCCCAATCTTACAGCCAGCAGCTCCGAACCACCTCCGCTCCCGCTCCCAAACGCAACCACCAACAACGTAACCACAGCCTCGACGATACCCAGATGCCCCAAGTCATCGCCTACGACTCATCCGATGACGACTTCTTTCCTTATTCTTCCACCACCCACCAGAGACTCGATCAGAACCTCTGTGCCGAGCTCCCCTCCGAGGATCCCCGGCACTGTCAGCCCCTGCCCGAGTTCATCGGCAACGGTGGTGGTACCGGCATTTTCAAAGTACCCGGCCGCGCCGCTGTCCACCCCGGCAGGCCGCCATGCTTGGAGCTGCGCCCGCATCCCCTGAGGGAAACCCAAGTGGGAAAGTTCCTGAGGAACATTGCTTGCTCGGAGACGCAGCTGTGGGCAGGTCAGGAGAGTGGGTTGCGGGTCTGTCATTTCAAGGATGCTTATGAACCTGGCTGCGGCCTCGGTGGCAGGGTCTTGAGAGGCGACGAAGATGCAGCGCCATACCAAGAATCAGCCAACACCTCTCCCATCTTGTGTTTGATGGCCGACAATGGCAATAGGCTCGTTTGGAGTGGGCATAAGGATGGAAAGATTAGGTCTTGGAGAGCCGATCAACCTTTGGATGCAACCCCTTTTAAGGAAGGCCTTGCCTGGCAGGCAcaccgtggccctgttcttgccTTGGCTATGACATTTCATG GTGATCTGTGGTCCGGTTCTGAAGGAGGTGTTATTAGGATCTGGCCATGGGAATCTATAGAAAAATCTCTTTCTCTAAAACCAGAGGAAAGATACATGGCTGCTTTGTTGGTGGAGAGGTCATTCATCGACCTTAGAAGCCAGGTCACAGTGAATGGTGTTTGTAACTTATCTTCCCAAGATGTCAAGTGTTTGTTATACGATAAGACTAGAGCTAAAGTCTGGTGCGCTGGATCTCTGTCATTCTCATTGTG GGATGCTCGTTCAAGGGAGCTTGTTAAAGTGTTCAACATAGAAGGGCAGATCGAGAATCGAGTTGACATTTCCTCAGTCCAGCAAGATCAGGCAGCTGTAGAAGATGAGATGAAGGTAAAATTTGTTTCTACATCAAAAAAGGAGAAATCCGGGGGCTTTTTACAACGCTCGCGTAATGCTATAATGGGAGCTGCAGATGTCGTTCGGCGAGTTGCAACCAGAGGCGCAGGGGCATTTGTAGAAGATGCCAAGAGAACAGAAGCTCTAGTGATTACCGCGGATGGCATGATATGGAGTGGATGTACAAATGGCTTGCTAGTGCAATGGGACGGCAATGGAAATCGTGTGCAAGATTTCAGCCATCACCCTTGTGCTGTACAATGCTTTTGCACTTTCGGGACGAGATTATATGTGGGGTATGTCAGTGGCATTATTCAGGTGTTGGATTTAGAAGGAAATTTGATTGCAGGGTGGGTGGCTCACAGCAGTCCTGTAATTAAATTGGCTGTTGGAAATGGCCATGTTTTTAGCTTGGCTACTCATGGTGGTATTCGGGGTTGGAACATCACATCTCCGGGGCCTATCGACAACGTATTGCGTTCAGAATTGGCTGCAAAAGAAAAGATGTATACCAGAAGAGACAATGTTAGACTTTTGGTTGGCACATGGAATGTTGGTCAAGGGAGAGCTTCTCATGACGCACTTATGTCATGGTTGGGCTCTGCAGTGCCAGATGTTGGCATTGTTGTAATTGGATTGCAAGAAGTAGAGATGGGGGCGGGCTTTCTTGCAATGTCTGCGGCAAAAGAAACT GTAGGGCTTGAAGGAAGTTCTGTTGGACAATGGTGGCTAGACAATATAGGGAAGGCATTGGATGAAGGAAAAACGTTTGAGCGCATGGGATCCAGGCAACTGGCAGGCTTGCTCATATCTCTATG GGTAAGAAAGAATCTTAGAACGCATGTTGGGGATATCGACGCTGGAGCAGTTCCATGTGGCTTTGGCCGTGCTATTGGTAATAAG GGAGGTGTAGGTTTGAAGATCAGAGTTTACGACCGGATAATGTGTTTTGTGAACTGTCACCTGGCTGCACATTTGGAAGCTGTCAATCGCCGGAATGCTGATTTCGATCACATTTATCGCAACATGGTCTTCAACCGATCATCATATTTCCTTCATAATTCAGCTG CTGGAGTCTCGACTGGTTCTCATATGATGCGTGGAACAAAC GCTATGGGTGGCAACTCTGAAGAAGCAAGGCCTGAACTAGCAGAAGCAGATATGGTTGTATTCTTGGGTGATTTCAATTACAGGCTTTTTGGCATATCTTACGATGAAGCCAGGGACTTCGTTTCCCAGAGATGCTTTGATTGGCTCAGAGAAAAGGATCAGCTCAGGGCAGAGATGAAAGCTGGTAAAGTTTTCCAAGGGATGCGTGAGGCACTGATAAAATTCCCTCCCACTTACAAGTTTGAAAGGCACCAAGCAGGTTTATCAG GTTATGATTCTGGCGAGAAAAAACGAATTCCTGCATGGTGCGACAGAATAATATATCGCGACAGTCGACCGGCTGCAGTGTTTGAGTGCGGTCTAGAGTGTCCTGTAGTGGCATCAATTTTGCA GTACGAGGCATGCATGGATGTGACTGATAGCGATCACAAGCCTGTGCGGTGTAAATTCAACGTTCAAATCTCCCATGTTGACAGATCAGTGAGGAGAAAGGAGTTTGGAACAATTTACAAATCTAACGAGAAGATCCAGTCGATGCTCCAAGAGTTGTGTTATGTTCCAGAAACAAGTGTGAGCACTAACAGCATAGTCCTCCAAAATCAGGACACGTTTAATATACGGATCTCCAATGACAGTGCCAATGATATAGCCATATTTAGAATCGTTTGTGAAGGTCAGAGCACTatcaaggaagaagaagaggctGAGTATCAACCAAGAGGCTCATTCGGCTTTCCACGATGGCTGGAG GTTACCCCAGCAGCAGGCATGATCAAACCTGAGCAAGCGGTGGAGGTCTCAATCCGCCATGAAGAGCTTCACACCCTGGAAGAGTTTGTGGACGGCATTCCACAGAATTGGTGGTCAGAGGACACACGAGACAAGGAAGTTATTCTGGCAGTGAATGTGCAAGGCAATTGTTCCTCCGGAACAAACAGTCACCAAATATGTGTGCGCCATTGTTTCTCCTCCAAGACACTACGCCTTGACTCTAAATTATCCACCAGCTCCAAAAAGAGTTCCTTCCAAATGGCCGAATCTCGGCAACCCAACAGTTCCTGCTGTGATGCTACTGAcaaaccatcatcatcatcatcattgaaGGTAGAACCCAAGACTGACAATTTGAAGCAGTTGTAG